One genomic window of Elaeis guineensis isolate ETL-2024a chromosome 2, EG11, whole genome shotgun sequence includes the following:
- the LOC140855455 gene encoding protein PHLOEM PROTEIN 2-LIKE A2-like yields the protein MASPHQKGVLDNNFKVSTKDGKTEVITLNTKAITIIWGGESCEGRYWRRTTINSFEVAELVSVYWLEVAGRVPLSNFSPSTTYAFVVTLKLKPEASGWENSPVIFSLKMPGQAVSSKPVKLHQYMGSDWVDVPEGGIRFTVPKSASGELDFAIYEIKGDKWKKGLMIKEVKFIKV from the exons ATGGCATCCCCCCATCAGAAAGGTGTTCTTGATAATAACTTCAAAGTG AGCACCAAAGATGGGAAGACGGAAGTGATCACGCTCAACACCAAAGCGATCACTATAATATGGGGTGGCGAGAGCTGCGAGGGCCGCTACTGGCGGAGGACCACCATCAACTCCTTTGAGGTCGCCGAGCTCGTGAGCGTCTACTGGCTCGAGGTCGCCGGCAGAGTTCCCCTCAGCAACTTCAGCCCAAGCACCACGTACGCATTCGTCGTTACCCTCAAGCTCAAGCCAGAGGCCTCCGGTTGGGAGAACTCTCCGGTGATATTTAGTCTCAAAATGCCGGGACAGGCCGTCTCGTCAAAACCTGTCAAACTGCATCAATATATGGGATCTGACTGGGTTGATGTTCCTGAAGGAGGGATTCGGTTCACTGTACCCAAGAGCGCCTCTGGGGAGCTAGACTTTGCCATATATGAAATTAAGGGTGATAAGTGGAAGAAAGGTCTGATGATTAAGGAAGTGAAATTTATCAAAGTGTGa
- the LOC105056400 gene encoding LOW QUALITY PROTEIN: exocyst complex component EXO84C (The sequence of the model RefSeq protein was modified relative to this genomic sequence to represent the inferred CDS: inserted 1 base in 1 codon) gives MESSEEEDDFLTHEWIXPQSSINSIYQSDTEKGIRKICSELLELKDAVENLSGNMHSKYLAFLRISEEVIEVEQELIELQKHVSAQGILVQDLISGVCRELEVWNKQNSEEPDAELDPQISELDELLHADKEDPKVTFLETVDVLLAEHKIEEALLALEAEERNYPELNDLGENPSVGISSYKTAFLERKAVLVDQLVGICEQPSVCIAELKKALSGLVKLGKGSLAHQLLLKAYGSRLQKSIEAFLPSCSIYSETYTATLSQLVFSTISLITKESGLIFGDAPTYTNRIVHWAECEIESLVHLVKEISASLESASALRSASICIQASLSHCSILESQGLKFSKLLMVLLHPYIDEVLDINFRRARIKVLDLAMLEDEVLLSPQEGGPLTVAAPSNIMFTNSGKKFMFIVKDLLDQLTPMAILHFGGTILNKLLQLFDQYVQTLIKALPGPSEDDNLMEQKESISFRAETDAQQLTLLGTAFTVADELLPMAVSKIFSPQSESKEAGGGSSEGIGPVAISTVEYKDWRRHLQHSLDTLRDHFCRQYILTFIYSREGKTRLDARMYLEGKGDDLFWDSDPLPSLPFQALFARLQQLATVAGDILLGKEKIQKILLSRLTETVVMWLSNEQDFWDVFEDDSVQLQPSGLQQLILDMRFIVEIAVCGGYSSKNVHQLVSAVITRAIGTFSARGIDPQSALPEDEWFVDAAKSAISKLMLETSGSEESEPDEHIAIHDEISDSDETPTSPSTVESTESFASANMGETDSPVYFTDTES, from the exons ATGGAGAGCAGCGAGGAGGAAGACGACTTCCTGACGCACGAGTGGA ACCCCCAGTCCAGCATCAACTCCATTTACCAGTCCGACACCGAAAAg GGGATCAGGAAAATCTGTTCCGAGCTTTTGGAATTAAAAGATGCAGTGGAAAATCTGTCTGGGAACATGCACTCAAAGTACCTAGCCTTCCTCAG AATATCTGAGGAGGTTATTGAAGTGGAGCAAGAGTTAATTGAGCTACAGAAGCATGTTTCTGCTCAAGGAATTCTTGTACAAGATCTAATAAGTGGTGTTTGTCGAGAATTAGAAGTGTGGAACAAACAAAACAGTGAGGAACCTGATGCTGAGCTAGACCCTCAAATTTCTGAACTTGATGAACTCTTGCATGCTGACAAGGAGGACCCTAAAGTCACTTTTTTGGAAACTGTGGATGTTTTGTTGGCAGAGCATAAAATAGAAGAGGCACTATTGGCTTTAGAGGCAGAAGAGAGAAATTATCCAGAGCTGAATGACTTGGGGGAAAATCCATCTGTTGGAATTTCTTCATATAAGACAGCATTCCTGGAAAGAAAGGCAGTGCTTGTGGATCAGCTTGTTGGGATTTGTGAACAACCATCTGTTTGTATTGCTGAACTGAAGAAGGCTTTGTCCGGTTTGGTTAAACTGGGGAAAGGTTCTCTGGCCCATCAGTTGCTGCTAAAAGCATATGGTTCCCGTCTCCAGAAAAGCATTGAGGCTTTTCTTCCTTCATGTTCTATATACTCCGAGACATATACTGCAACTCTTTCTCAGCTTGTTTTTTCAACAATTTCATTGATAACAAAAGAATCTGGTTTAATATTTGGAGATGCGCCGACTTATACAAATCGGATTGTGCATTGGGCTGAATGTGAAATAGAGTCTCTTGTTCATTTGGTGAAAGAAATCTCTGCTTCACTTGAGAGTGCTTCTGCTCTCCGTTCTGCCAGCATATGTATTCAGGCTAGTCTTAGTCACTGCTCAATACTGGAATCGCAAGGACTGAAGTTCTCAAAGTTGCTTATGGTACTATTGCACCCTTACATTGATGAGGTCCTTGATATAAATTTCAGACGAGCAAGAATTAAGGTTCTTGACTTGGCAATGCTTGAAGATGAGGTGCTTCTGTCCCCTCAAGAAGGCGGTCCACTTACTGTCGCTGCCCCATCAAATATCATGTTTACAAACAGCGGGAAAAAGTTTATGTTTATAGTCAAA gatttattggatcaGCTGACACCAATGGCTATATTGCATTTTGGAGGGACTATATTAAACAAGCTTCTCCAACTATTTGATCAGTATGTACAAACATTAATCAAGGCCCTACCTGGCCCTTCTGAAGATGATAACCTAATGGAGCAGAAAGAGTCTATAAGTTTTAGGGCTGAAACTGATGCTCAACAACTTACACTTTTAGGAACTGCATTTACAGTTGCTGATGAACTATTACCGATGGCTGTATCCAAAATTTTTAGTCCACAAAGTGAAAGCAAGGAAGCAGGTGGTGGGTCTTCTGAAGGCATAGGTCCTGTCGCCATTAGTACTGTAGAATACAAGGATTGGAGGCGTCATCTCCAACACTCATTGGATACACTCAGAGATCATTTCTGTAGGCAGTATATCTTAACCTTCATTTATTCTCGTGAAGGAAAAACCAGGTTAGATGCTCGGATGTATTTGGAAGGGAAAGGAGATGATCTTTTCTGGGACTCTGATCCATTGCCTTCATTGCCATTTCAG GCTTTGTTTGCAAGGTTGCAGCAATTAGCAACTGTAGCTGGTGACATCCTACTTGGGAAAGAAAAGATTCAGAAAATTTTGCTTTCAAGGCTAACAGAGACTGTAGTGATGTGGCTCTCTAATGAGCAGGATTTCTGGGATGTGTTTGAAGATGATTCTGTTCAGCTCCAGCCATCTGGGTTGCAACAG TTAATACTTGATATGCGCTTCATTGTTGAAATTGCTGTTTGTGGGGGATATTCGTCGAAAAATGTTCACCAACTCGTGTCTGCCGTTATAACAAGGGCTATTGGAACGTTCTCTGCTAGAGGTATAGACCCTCAGAG TGCACTTCCGGAGGATGAATGGTTTGTTGATGCTGCAAAGTCAGCAATAAGCAAGCTTATGTTGGAAACTTCAGGATCTGAGGAGTCGGAACCGGATGAGCATATTGCAATACATGATGAGATATCAGATTCTGATGAGACCCCTACAAGCCCATCAACTGTAGAGTCTACAGAATCTTTTGCTTCTGCCAACATGGGTGAAACTGATAGCCCTGTTTACTTTACGGACACCGAATCTTGA
- the LOC140855667 gene encoding exocyst complex component EXO84C-like: MESSEEEDDFLTHEWITPQSSINSIYQSDTEKGIRKICSELLELKDAVENLSGNMHSKYLAFLRISEEVIEVEQELIELQKHVSAQGILVQDLISGVCRELEVWNKQNSEEPDAELDPQISELDELLHADKEDPKVTFLETVDVLLAEHKIEEALLALEAEERNYPELNDLGENPSVGISSYKTAFLERKAVLVDQLVGICEQPSVCIAELKKALSGLVKLGKGSLAHQLLLKAYGSRLQKSIEAFLPSCSIYSETYTATLSQLVFSTISLITKESGLIFGDAPTYTNRIVHWAECEIESLVHLVKEISASLESASALRSASICIQASLSHCSILESQGLKFSKLLMVLLHPYIDEVLDINFRRARIKVLDLAMLEDEVLLSPQEGGPLTVAAPSNIMFTNSGKKFMFIVKDLLDQLTPMAILHFGGTILNKLLQLFDQYVQTLIKALPGPSEDDNLMEQKESISFRAETDAQQLTLLGTAFTVADELLPMAVSKIFSPQSESKEAGGGSSEGIGPVAISTVEYKDWRRHLQHSLDTLRDHFCRQYILTFIYSREGKTRLDARMYLEGKGDDLFWDSDPLPSLPFQALFARLQQLATVAGDILLGKEKIQKILLSRLTETVVMWLSNEQDFWDVFEDDSVQLQPSGLQQLILDMRFIVEIAVCGGYSSKNVHQLVSAVITRAIGTFSARGIDPQSALPEDEWFVDAAKSAISKLMLETSGSEESEPDEHIAIHDEISDSDETPTSPSTVESTESFASANMGETDSPVYFTDTES; the protein is encoded by the exons AATATCTGAGGAGGTTATTGAAGTGGAGCAAGAGTTAATTGAGCTACAGAAGCATGTTTCTGCTCAAGGAATTCTTGTACAAGATCTAATAAGTGGTGTTTGTCGAGAATTAGAAGTGTGGAACAAACAAAACAGTGAGGAACCTGATGCTGAGCTAGACCCTCAAATTTCTGAACTTGATGAACTCTTGCATGCTGACAAGGAGGACCCTAAAGTCACTTTTTTGGAAACTGTGGATGTTTTGTTGGCAGAGCATAAAATAGAAGAGGCACTATTGGCTTTAGAGGCAGAAGAGAGAAATTATCCAGAGCTGAATGACTTGGGGGAAAATCCATCTGTTGGAATTTCTTCATATAAGACAGCATTCCTGGAAAGAAAGGCAGTGCTTGTGGATCAGCTTGTTGGGATTTGTGAACAACCATCTGTTTGTATTGCTGAACTGAAGAAGGCTTTGTCCGGTTTGGTTAAACTGGGGAAAGGTTCTCTGGCCCATCAGTTGCTGCTAAAAGCATATGGTTCCCGTCTCCAGAAAAGCATTGAGGCTTTTCTTCCTTCATGTTCTATATACTCCGAGACATATACTGCAACTCTTTCTCAGCTTGTTTTTTCAACAATTTCATTGATAACAAAAGAATCTGGTTTAATATTTGGAGATGCGCCGACTTATACAAATCGGATTGTGCATTGGGCTGAATGTGAAATAGAGTCTCTTGTTCATTTGGTGAAAGAAATCTCTGCTTCACTTGAGAGTGCTTCTGCTCTCCGTTCTGCCAGCATATGTATTCAGGCTAGTCTTAGTCACTGCTCAATACTGGAATCGCAAGGACTGAAGTTCTCAAAGTTGCTTATGGTACTATTGCACCCTTACATTGATGAGGTCCTTGATATAAATTTCAGACGAGCAAGAATTAAGGTTCTTGACTTGGCAATGCTTGAAGATGAGGTGCTTCTGTCCCCTCAAGAAGGCGGTCCACTTACCGTCGCTGCCCCATCAAATATCATGTTTACAAACAGCGGGAAAAAGTTTATGTTTATAGTCAAA gatttattggatcaGCTGACACCAATGGCTATATTGCATTTTGGAGGGACTATATTAAACAAGCTTCTCCAACTATTTGATCAGTATGTACAAACATTAATCAAGGCCCTACCTGGCCCTTCTGAAGATGATAACCTAATGGAGCAGAAAGAGTCTATAAGTTTTAGGGCTGAAACTGATGCTCAACAACTTACACTTTTAGGAACTGCATTTACAGTTGCTGATGAACTATTACCGATGGCTGTATCCAAAATTTTTAGTCCACAAAGTGAAAGCAAGGAAGCAGGTGGTGGGTCTTCTGAAGGCATAGGTCCTGTCGCCATTAGTACTGTAGAATACAAGGATTGGAGGCGTCATCTCCAACACTCATTGGATACACTCAGAGATCATTTCTGTAGGCAGTATATCTTAACCTTCATTTATTCTCGTGAAGGAAAAACCAGGTTAGATGCTCGGATGTATTTGGAAGGGAAAGGAGATGATCTTTTCTGGGACTCTGATCCATTGCCTTCATTGCCATTTCAG GCTTTGTTTGCAAGGTTGCAGCAATTAGCAACTGTAGCTGGTGACATCCTACTTGGGAAAGAAAAGATTCAGAAAATTTTGCTTTCAAGGCTAACAGAGACTGTAGTGATGTGGCTCTCTAATGAGCAGGATTTCTGGGATGTGTTTGAAGATGATTCTGTTCAGCTCCAGCCATCTGGGTTGCAACAG TTAATACTTGATATGCGCTTCATTGTTGAAATTGCTGTTTGTGGGGGATATTCGTCGAAAAATGTTCACCAACTCGTGTCTGCCGTTATAACAAGGGCTATTGGAACGTTCTCTGCTAGAGGTATAGACCCTCAGAG TGCACTTCCGGAGGATGAATGGTTTGTTGATGCTGCAAAGTCAGCAATAAGCAAGCTTATGTTGGAAACTTCAGGATCTGAGGAGTCGGAACCGGATGAGCATATTGCAATACATGATGAGATATCAGATTCTGATGAGACCCCTACAAGCCCATCAACTGTAGAGTCTACAGAATCTTTTGCTTCTGCCAACATGGGTGAAACTGATAGCCCTGTTTACTTTACGGACACCGAATCTTGA